One genomic window of Anaerolineae bacterium includes the following:
- the glpA gene encoding anaerobic glycerol-3-phosphate dehydrogenase subunit A — translation MANLACDVLVIGGGATGVCAAYDLARRGLQVILADRSDLSTGTSGRFHGLLHSGGRYAVRDPESARECIAENRILRRIAPGIVEGTGGVFVAAPQDPPDYADQWVAACVAAGIETEEIAIPALRRQEPALRPDLVRAFRVPDGSVDGFDLGHAFSRAAESYGARFLLYHRVTALAYTADGMRATLNSADGTAVVVEARWVLNAGGPWAGEIAALAGHDLRVRWSRGVMIAMNIRWVNTVVNRLRPPDDGDILVPVGTVSVIGTTSVAASSPDDNTIEPWEVSKMLDEGEALIAGFRGARALRAWSGVRPLYEPPGAAEEGTDGRGLKRTFSVVRHGPGFTSVLGGKLTTARLMAEKAADDVCAGLGIDALCTTATEPLPEGTERRYHTLGHRLALLESGRMPGALICECEMITRPQLEEAIAAYDHVPALDDLRRDLRLGMGPCQGGFCAVRAASILRQARDLPASEAVEALRVFVAERFKGGRPLLWGQHLRQFLLDEMIYRRILGLDACGDARPAAPLSLPSWAADEGPIPKAAGRRVVVIGAGLAGLAAAIQAVQAGARVHVLAAGLGRLILTPGWFALGPFAGHPGVEAFRRWAAGQDLIRLAEGGRLPSMLGIPRAVDLAPEGLAAGAIDGAVPVLVVGFAGWRDFDADLCSAMLAAAGASCRAVSIDFPPRHEGWDLSPTELAHRFDDPAFRAEIAQRVRVHLNGERRVGFPAVLGLHDPRVRAEMAERIGVPVFEVPTLTPSVAGTRLYNTLKRWLLRQGAQVQVGHPVTRLVVEGGRVTGVAVASAGRETVFPGDAFILASGGLYGGGLLSDDHGRVWEPIAGLAVMANNDRTAWFRDNLLDPEGHPVHAFGVHTDEALRPLDKADHPAFTNLAVAGHALGGFNPLVGGYDEGLDLASAYAAVRTALRA, via the coding sequence ATGGCAAACCTGGCATGCGATGTGCTGGTGATCGGCGGCGGTGCGACCGGCGTTTGCGCCGCTTACGATCTGGCCCGCCGCGGCTTACAGGTCATCCTGGCTGACCGGAGCGACCTGAGCACCGGCACTTCCGGTCGTTTTCATGGGCTGCTCCATTCCGGCGGGCGCTATGCTGTACGCGATCCTGAATCCGCCCGCGAATGTATCGCCGAGAACCGCATCCTGCGCCGGATTGCCCCCGGCATTGTGGAAGGCACCGGCGGCGTCTTTGTTGCCGCGCCGCAGGATCCGCCGGACTACGCCGACCAGTGGGTGGCCGCCTGCGTCGCAGCGGGCATTGAAACCGAAGAGATCGCCATCCCGGCGTTGCGGCGGCAGGAACCGGCGCTGCGACCCGACCTGGTGCGCGCCTTCCGCGTGCCGGATGGATCGGTCGACGGTTTTGATCTCGGCCATGCCTTTAGCCGCGCCGCGGAGAGCTATGGCGCGCGCTTCCTCCTTTACCACCGGGTGACCGCCCTGGCTTACACCGCAGACGGCATGCGAGCAACCCTGAACAGTGCGGATGGGACCGCAGTGGTGGTCGAGGCTCGCTGGGTACTCAACGCTGGCGGCCCCTGGGCAGGCGAGATCGCGGCGCTGGCCGGGCATGATCTGCGCGTCCGCTGGAGCCGCGGCGTGATGATCGCCATGAACATTCGCTGGGTGAACACTGTGGTCAATCGCCTGCGCCCGCCAGATGATGGCGACATCCTGGTGCCAGTGGGCACGGTCAGCGTGATCGGCACAACCTCGGTGGCTGCCAGCAGTCCGGACGATAACACGATCGAACCTTGGGAAGTCAGCAAGATGCTGGACGAAGGCGAGGCCCTGATCGCCGGGTTCCGGGGGGCGCGGGCGCTACGGGCCTGGTCAGGCGTACGCCCGCTGTACGAGCCGCCGGGCGCAGCGGAAGAAGGCACCGATGGGCGCGGTCTTAAGCGCACCTTTTCCGTCGTCCGGCATGGGCCGGGCTTCACCTCCGTGCTGGGCGGCAAGCTGACCACAGCCAGGTTGATGGCTGAGAAGGCAGCGGATGATGTCTGCGCCGGGCTGGGCATAGACGCGCTATGCACAACAGCCACCGAGCCGCTGCCAGAAGGCACAGAACGCCGCTATCACACACTGGGCCACCGGCTGGCGCTGCTGGAAAGCGGCAGGATGCCCGGCGCCCTGATCTGTGAGTGCGAGATGATCACCCGCCCGCAGCTTGAGGAAGCCATCGCCGCCTACGACCACGTCCCCGCCCTGGACGATCTGCGGCGCGACCTGCGCCTGGGCATGGGGCCATGCCAGGGCGGGTTCTGCGCCGTACGAGCAGCGAGCATCCTGCGGCAGGCCCGCGATCTCCCCGCCAGTGAGGCCGTCGAAGCCCTGCGCGTTTTTGTGGCGGAACGGTTCAAAGGTGGTCGCCCGCTGCTATGGGGCCAGCACCTGCGCCAGTTCCTGCTGGATGAGATGATCTACCGCCGCATTCTGGGCCTCGACGCCTGCGGCGATGCACGCCCGGCGGCGCCGCTGAGTCTGCCTTCCTGGGCCGCAGATGAAGGGCCGATCCCGAAAGCAGCCGGGCGGCGCGTGGTGGTGATCGGGGCCGGGCTGGCCGGGCTGGCCGCCGCCATCCAGGCCGTCCAGGCCGGAGCGCGGGTGCACGTGCTGGCAGCAGGGCTGGGCCGCCTGATCCTGACGCCGGGCTGGTTTGCGCTGGGGCCATTCGCAGGCCACCCGGGCGTGGAAGCGTTCCGCCGCTGGGCTGCCGGGCAGGACCTCATCCGGCTGGCAGAGGGAGGGCGCCTGCCATCGATGCTGGGCATCCCCCGCGCTGTTGACCTCGCCCCGGAAGGGCTGGCGGCTGGCGCGATCGACGGCGCTGTGCCTGTGCTGGTCGTTGGCTTCGCTGGCTGGCGCGACTTTGACGCAGACCTCTGTAGCGCGATGCTGGCCGCGGCGGGGGCGTCCTGCCGGGCCGTGTCTATCGATTTCCCGCCCCGCCATGAAGGCTGGGACCTCAGCCCAACCGAACTGGCCCACCGCTTCGACGATCCGGCTTTCCGCGCCGAAATAGCGCAGCGGGTGCGCGTTCACTTGAATGGTGAGAGGCGCGTCGGCTTCCCGGCGGTGCTGGGATTGCACGATCCCCGCGTCCGGGCGGAGATGGCAGAGCGGATCGGTGTCCCGGTTTTTGAGGTGCCCACGCTGACGCCCTCCGTGGCGGGTACACGACTGTACAACACGCTCAAGCGCTGGCTGCTGCGGCAGGGCGCTCAGGTCCAGGTCGGCCATCCAGTGACGCGCCTGGTAGTGGAGGGTGGCCGAGTGACTGGCGTGGCCGTTGCCAGCGCCGGACGGGAGACCGTCTTCCCCGGTGACGCTTTCATCCTGGCAAGCGGCGGGTTGTATGGCGGCGGCCTGTTGAGCGACGATCATGGCCGTGTCTGGGAACCGATCGCCGGGCTGGCGGTGATGGCCAACAACGACCGTACCGCATGGTTCCGGGATAACCTGCTCGATCCGGAAGGCCACCCGGTGCACGCTTTTGGCGTGCACACCGATGAGGCGCTGCGCCCGCTGGACAAAGCGGACCATCCCGCGTTCACCAACCTGGCTGTGGCCGGTCACGCCCTGGGCGGCTTTAACCCGCTGGTGGGCGGCTATGACGAAGGGCTGGACCTGGCCTCGGCCTATGCCGCCGTGCGTACGGCGCTGCGGGCCTGA
- a CDS encoding twin-arginine translocase TatA/TatE family subunit, which yields MAHLGPTELLIILVIVIVLFGVGRVGRIGGELGTAIREFRRGLQGGDKEESETEGKAKNND from the coding sequence ATGGCACATCTAGGACCAACCGAACTGTTGATCATCCTGGTGATCGTGATCGTCCTGTTTGGCGTGGGGCGCGTGGGCCGGATTGGCGGTGAACTGGGCACGGCCATCCGCGAGTTCCGGCGCGGTCTCCAGGGTGGCGACAAAGAGGAAAGCGAAACCGAGGGCAAAGCCAAGAACAACGATTGA
- the trxA gene encoding thioredoxin, which translates to MAGAATQTAGSPDLTHPVTVTDATFQQEVLNSPVPVVVDFWAPWCGPCRMIAPALERIAADFAGRVKIAKVNVDENPRYAGQYGVQGIPTLLIVKDGRVVDRLVGALPEQALRLRINAYVK; encoded by the coding sequence ATGGCGGGTGCGGCGACCCAGACGGCGGGCAGTCCGGACCTCACCCACCCGGTGACGGTGACCGACGCCACCTTTCAACAGGAAGTGTTGAATAGCCCGGTGCCGGTCGTGGTCGACTTCTGGGCGCCCTGGTGTGGCCCGTGCCGGATGATCGCCCCGGCGCTGGAACGGATCGCGGCAGATTTCGCTGGGCGGGTCAAGATCGCCAAGGTCAATGTTGATGAGAACCCGCGCTACGCCGGGCAATACGGCGTGCAGGGTATCCCGACCCTGCTGATCGTCAAAGATGGGCGGGTGGTTGACCGGCTGGTCGGTGCGCTGCCGGAGCAGGCGCTGCGGCTGCGGATTAACGCCTACGTGAAGTGA
- a CDS encoding anaerobic glycerol-3-phosphate dehydrogenase subunit C, whose translation MSDLLHLLENTPFTSDLCVKCNICTAHCTVAPHTDLFPGPKHVGPQAQRMRQPGAPSVDHSVDYCSGCGICTLVCPHGVRVMEINTQAKAAMVETHGISLRNWFLGRNEVWGRLGTPFAPLLNFGTGNRVLRWAAEKTFRVSARAPLPRWAGYTFRGWWVRRQARRGIRGEKAAEACDPARTVVYFHGCATNAYEPHVGRTAVAVLEHLGFEVIVPPLRCCGLPMQSNGDFKAARRYARENVAWLEPYARRGIPIVGTAASCMMALKGDYIHILNMSDAATQAVAAGVWDFMEFLRHLHTIGRLDTNFRRIDRRLPYHAPCQLKAHGIGRPALDVLALIPGLEMEEIDADCCGICGTYGFKAEKRAISEAVGQPIVEHVREGGHEQVVCDTETCRWQIRSLTGAETFHPVMLVAEAYGLRMAEIDDSPRQPGA comes from the coding sequence ATGTCTGATCTGCTGCACCTGCTGGAGAACACACCGTTTACCTCCGATCTGTGTGTGAAATGCAACATCTGCACTGCGCATTGCACGGTAGCCCCCCATACCGACCTGTTCCCCGGCCCCAAGCATGTCGGCCCACAGGCCCAGCGAATGCGCCAGCCGGGCGCGCCCTCGGTCGACCACAGCGTGGACTATTGCTCCGGCTGTGGGATTTGCACGCTGGTTTGCCCGCACGGCGTCCGCGTGATGGAGATCAACACTCAGGCCAAGGCGGCTATGGTGGAAACGCACGGAATCAGCCTGCGCAACTGGTTCCTGGGCCGCAATGAGGTCTGGGGGCGGCTGGGGACGCCCTTTGCGCCGCTGCTCAACTTTGGCACGGGCAACCGCGTGCTGCGCTGGGCAGCGGAAAAGACCTTCCGCGTCTCGGCGCGCGCGCCGCTGCCGCGCTGGGCGGGCTATACCTTCCGCGGCTGGTGGGTACGCCGCCAGGCCCGGCGTGGTATCCGGGGGGAAAAAGCCGCCGAAGCCTGCGACCCGGCGCGGACAGTGGTCTACTTTCACGGTTGCGCCACTAACGCCTACGAGCCGCACGTGGGCCGGACGGCAGTCGCCGTCCTGGAGCACCTGGGATTCGAGGTGATCGTGCCGCCCTTGCGTTGTTGCGGCCTGCCCATGCAATCCAACGGAGACTTTAAAGCGGCGCGCCGTTACGCGCGGGAAAACGTAGCCTGGCTGGAACCATACGCCCGGCGTGGCATCCCGATTGTGGGCACAGCAGCGAGCTGCATGATGGCTCTCAAGGGCGACTACATTCACATCCTGAACATGAGCGACGCAGCAACACAGGCCGTTGCCGCGGGAGTGTGGGACTTTATGGAATTTCTGCGCCACCTGCACACGATCGGACGGCTGGACACTAACTTCCGCCGGATCGATCGCCGCCTGCCCTACCACGCCCCATGCCAGCTCAAGGCGCACGGCATAGGCCGCCCGGCGCTGGACGTACTGGCCCTCATTCCGGGGCTGGAGATGGAAGAAATCGACGCCGATTGTTGCGGCATCTGCGGCACGTATGGCTTCAAGGCGGAAAAACGGGCCATTTCCGAGGCAGTTGGCCAGCCGATTGTTGAGCATGTCCGTGAAGGCGGACACGAACAGGTGGTCTGTGACACCGAAACCTGCCGCTGGCAGATCCGCTCGCTGACCGGCGCGGAAACATTCCACCCGGTCATGCTGGTGGCGGAAGCCTATGGCCTGCGTATGGCCGAGATCGACGATTCTCCCCGCCAGCCGGGGGCCTAG
- a CDS encoding PAS domain S-box protein: protein MDTSENQPGVQSPDLAAAQAQIAALEQALAEAKAREERYRLLSDAALEGILIHERGIILDANAALGAMFGYAVHDLIGQDALILAAPDTRPLVAQKIAANFAGAYTGTGLRSDGSTFPIEINGRPILYRGRAARLAVIRDLTEVLAAQEALRRTQERYRMLAEHVRDVIWTMDASGRFTYVSPSVEYLRGYTAEEVMQQSLDQVLTPASLAQVEDYLQALRAGSNDPDLLDPDRRYVLEQPCKDGSTIWTETKVNLIRNVDGRPIGVLGVSRDITERRRFEAALAQERTLLRTLIDNLPDSVFVKDLQGRFLLNNAESLRRMGVSSQEETLGKVTADFFPEKAAEWDALEQQVIRTGRKLVHEEGVIRSDGDEHWIRSTQFPLYDQQGTMIGLAFINQDLTEQKAAERQQYELEMERERTAVLERFIGDASHSFKTPLTTMRVSLGVLRRTDDPAKVAEHLNILSLQVDYLERTLDDLLNLIQLDRDLTLELERLDARDLIDAAVRSGQTMALGKGHTLEWQRPDMGFPVFGDFSRLKRTLDVILLNAVNYTPYGGTITFGVKSEGRQVCITVADTGIGIPDTDLPYIFNRFYRVDPARDVSTGGMGVGLTIARKIVEAHRGWIKVESVPGQGTTFKIYLPVAQ from the coding sequence ATGGACACCAGCGAGAATCAACCGGGTGTGCAGTCCCCTGATCTGGCCGCTGCGCAGGCGCAGATCGCGGCACTGGAGCAGGCGCTGGCCGAGGCCAAGGCCCGCGAGGAGCGTTACCGCCTGCTCTCTGATGCCGCGCTGGAAGGTATCCTGATCCACGAGCGAGGGATCATCCTGGATGCTAACGCTGCGCTTGGAGCCATGTTTGGCTACGCTGTCCATGATCTGATCGGCCAGGACGCCCTGATACTGGCTGCACCGGATACTCGCCCGCTCGTTGCCCAGAAAATCGCCGCGAATTTTGCCGGGGCCTATACCGGCACCGGCCTGCGCAGCGACGGTTCGACTTTCCCGATCGAGATCAACGGCCGCCCCATTCTGTACCGGGGCCGGGCGGCCCGTCTGGCCGTGATCCGCGACCTGACGGAGGTACTGGCGGCCCAGGAAGCGCTCCGCCGTACCCAGGAACGTTACCGGATGCTGGCCGAGCATGTCCGTGATGTGATCTGGACGATGGATGCCAGCGGCCGCTTCACCTATGTCAGCCCCTCGGTCGAATACCTGCGCGGCTACACAGCGGAAGAAGTGATGCAGCAGTCGCTCGACCAGGTGCTGACACCGGCTTCGCTGGCCCAGGTGGAAGACTACCTGCAGGCGCTGCGGGCCGGGAGCAATGATCCCGACCTGCTCGATCCTGATCGCCGCTACGTGCTGGAGCAACCCTGCAAAGATGGCTCCACGATCTGGACGGAAACAAAAGTCAACCTGATTCGCAACGTTGACGGCCGTCCGATCGGCGTGCTGGGTGTTTCCCGCGACATCACCGAACGCCGGCGCTTTGAGGCGGCGCTGGCGCAGGAGCGCACCCTGTTGCGGACCTTGATCGACAACCTGCCGGATAGCGTCTTCGTCAAGGACCTGCAGGGGCGCTTCCTGCTGAACAACGCTGAGTCATTGCGGCGGATGGGGGTTAGCAGCCAGGAGGAAACGCTGGGCAAGGTGACGGCGGATTTCTTCCCGGAGAAGGCCGCCGAATGGGATGCCTTGGAACAGCAGGTAATCCGCACCGGGCGCAAGCTGGTCCATGAGGAAGGGGTCATCCGCAGCGATGGCGATGAGCACTGGATCCGCTCCACGCAGTTCCCACTTTACGATCAGCAGGGCACCATGATCGGGCTGGCTTTCATCAACCAGGACCTCACCGAACAGAAAGCGGCGGAACGGCAGCAATACGAACTGGAGATGGAACGGGAGCGCACCGCTGTGCTGGAGCGCTTCATCGGGGATGCTTCCCATAGCTTCAAGACCCCCCTGACCACGATGCGTGTCAGCCTGGGGGTGTTGAGACGCACGGATGATCCAGCGAAAGTGGCCGAGCATCTCAACATCCTGAGCCTGCAGGTGGATTACCTGGAGCGTACACTGGACGACCTGCTGAACCTGATCCAGCTGGACCGCGACCTGACCCTGGAACTTGAGCGCCTGGATGCCCGCGATCTGATCGACGCGGCGGTGCGCAGCGGGCAGACGATGGCGCTGGGAAAAGGCCACACCCTGGAATGGCAGCGCCCGGATATGGGCTTTCCGGTCTTCGGGGATTTCAGCCGGCTCAAGCGCACGCTGGATGTGATCCTGCTCAATGCGGTCAACTATACCCCTTACGGCGGGACAATCACCTTTGGAGTGAAATCCGAAGGCCGCCAGGTCTGCATCACAGTTGCCGATACCGGCATCGGCATCCCGGACACCGATCTACCTTACATCTTCAACCGCTTCTATCGGGTTGATCCCGCCCGCGATGTCAGCACCGGCGGCATGGGTGTTGGCCTGACTATCGCGCGCAAGATCGTGGAGGCGCACCGGGGCTGGATCAAAGTGGAAAGCGTGCCAGGGCAGGGCACCACCTTCAAGATCTACCTGCCTGTGGCCCAGTGA
- the recR gene encoding recombination protein RecR: MSKAVPEPVTRLIDAFSRLPGIGPKTASRLTYYLLRAPAEVAESLAAALTDLKANTRFCSRCWNITTDDPCAICLDPGRERSVVAVVEEPLDVLAIERTGSYNGLYHVLHGAISPVNGIGPEQLKVRELVARVNSEGLQEIIIATNPGLEGDATAMFIRQQLAPLGVRITRLARGLPTGGDLEYVDAMTLIRALQGRNEL; encoded by the coding sequence ATGAGCAAAGCGGTTCCCGAACCTGTCACTCGCCTGATCGATGCCTTTTCCCGTTTGCCGGGGATCGGGCCGAAGACGGCTTCCCGCCTGACCTATTACCTGCTGCGCGCCCCGGCTGAGGTGGCGGAGAGTTTGGCCGCCGCACTAACCGATCTTAAGGCCAACACGCGCTTTTGTTCTCGTTGCTGGAACATCACCACCGACGACCCCTGCGCGATCTGCCTTGATCCGGGGCGGGAGCGAAGCGTGGTTGCGGTGGTGGAAGAGCCGCTGGATGTCCTGGCGATCGAGCGCACCGGCAGCTACAACGGGCTGTATCATGTGCTGCACGGGGCGATCTCGCCTGTCAACGGCATCGGGCCGGAGCAACTCAAGGTGCGTGAACTGGTGGCGCGGGTCAACTCCGAAGGTTTGCAGGAGATCATCATCGCCACCAATCCCGGTCTGGAAGGCGACGCGACGGCGATGTTCATCCGCCAGCAACTGGCGCCGCTGGGCGTCAGGATCACCCGTCTGGCCCGTGGTCTGCCCACCGGCGGCGACTTGGAATACGTGGACGCCATGACGCTGATTCGCGCGCTGCAGGGCCGCAACGAGCTTTGA
- the dnaX gene encoding DNA polymerase III subunit gamma/tau yields the protein MPEQALYNKWRPMRFEDVIGQEHITRTLQGALRKGRIRHAYLFSGPRGTGKTTTARLLAKAVNCQHKDPARRPCNACPHCLAVNEGRFLDLIEIDAASHTGVDDVRDLREKIAFSPGEGQYKVYIIDEVHRFSAAAFDALLKTLEEPPEHAIFVLATTEIEKVPETILSRCLPFEFRRVPLAVLTDHLARIAQAEGFHIDREALELIARQGAGSVRDSISLLDQTVADPGEHITLAMAEQALGAAGRRAVSALVDALLAGDIPGGLEIIHAAVDGGADPRQFARQVVDHLRNVLLTQTAGEAIIDDTSEARQTYARQAAQISRAGLLRIIRLFNEATQDRSSDWQPQLPLEMALLESLTAPEQPVVVQQIVQAPVAASPQSAPTSPAVEEPEPEAAPPGTPPAIGLLAIREKWLDLQRAAFRHNRNLPPLLDHIRVREVEGNTLVMVAQNAIFKEKLEAPDRRRALLTALKQVFEMPLQFRVEVDSEGERAANPNTQERIASDELVAFSVHQLGGAISDIRTEPIEEEEPDDE from the coding sequence GTGCCAGAACAAGCCCTGTACAACAAATGGCGTCCTATGCGCTTTGAAGACGTCATCGGCCAGGAGCACATCACCCGTACGCTTCAGGGCGCGTTGCGCAAGGGCCGTATTCGCCACGCCTACCTGTTCAGCGGGCCGCGCGGCACCGGCAAGACCACGACCGCCCGTTTGCTGGCCAAGGCTGTCAACTGCCAGCACAAAGACCCGGCGCGGCGACCGTGCAACGCCTGCCCGCATTGTCTGGCGGTCAATGAAGGGCGCTTCCTTGACCTGATCGAGATCGATGCTGCCAGCCATACCGGCGTCGATGATGTGCGCGACCTGCGGGAGAAGATCGCTTTCTCCCCCGGCGAGGGCCAGTACAAGGTCTATATCATCGACGAGGTGCATCGCTTCTCTGCTGCTGCCTTTGACGCCTTGCTCAAAACCCTTGAAGAACCGCCGGAACACGCCATCTTCGTGCTGGCGACTACTGAGATCGAAAAAGTGCCGGAAACGATCCTCAGCCGTTGCCTGCCCTTCGAGTTCCGGCGTGTGCCGCTGGCTGTCCTGACCGATCACCTGGCGCGGATCGCACAGGCGGAAGGGTTTCATATTGATCGCGAGGCGCTGGAGCTGATCGCCCGGCAGGGCGCAGGCTCTGTCCGCGATAGCATCAGCCTGCTCGATCAAACTGTGGCTGATCCCGGTGAGCATATCACGCTGGCGATGGCTGAGCAGGCGCTGGGCGCGGCAGGACGGCGAGCCGTCAGCGCTCTGGTCGACGCCCTGCTGGCAGGAGACATCCCCGGCGGGCTGGAGATCATCCACGCGGCGGTTGATGGCGGCGCGGACCCGCGCCAGTTTGCCCGGCAGGTGGTCGACCATTTGCGCAATGTGCTGCTTACCCAGACCGCGGGTGAAGCCATCATCGATGACACCAGCGAGGCCCGCCAGACCTATGCGCGTCAGGCGGCTCAGATCAGCCGCGCTGGCCTGTTGCGGATTATCCGTCTGTTTAATGAAGCGACCCAGGATCGCAGCAGTGACTGGCAACCGCAATTGCCGCTGGAAATGGCCCTGCTGGAAAGCCTGACCGCCCCGGAACAGCCCGTCGTGGTCCAGCAGATCGTTCAGGCGCCGGTCGCAGCCAGCCCTCAGAGCGCCCCGACCTCACCCGCTGTCGAGGAGCCAGAACCGGAGGCTGCCCCGCCCGGCACACCCCCGGCCATCGGCCTCCTGGCCATCCGGGAGAAATGGCTGGACTTGCAGCGGGCAGCCTTCCGTCACAACCGCAACCTGCCACCCCTGCTTGACCATATCCGGGTGCGGGAAGTCGAGGGCAACACGCTGGTTATGGTTGCCCAGAATGCCATTTTTAAAGAGAAGCTGGAAGCGCCAGACCGCCGCCGCGCCCTGCTGACCGCGCTCAAGCAGGTCTTTGAGATGCCACTACAGTTCCGTGTGGAGGTGGACAGCGAGGGCGAACGGGCGGCAAACCCCAATACCCAGGAGCGAATCGCCAGCGATGAGCTGGTCGCCTTCAGTGTGCACCAGCTTGGCGGCGCGATATCCGACATCAGAACCGAGCCGATAGAAGAAGAGGAACCAGACGATGAGTAA
- a CDS encoding YbaB/EbfC family nucleoid-associated protein, which translates to MLKQLQKMQQDMLEAQQKLAEETVEVSVGGGALTIVITGHQRVTSITINREAIDLEDEEWLADLQDLLVAGINQAIEQSQALAAQRMEGVTGGMAGMNLGDLLGGF; encoded by the coding sequence ATGCTCAAACAGCTCCAGAAGATGCAGCAGGATATGCTGGAAGCCCAGCAGAAGCTGGCGGAAGAGACGGTGGAGGTTTCCGTTGGCGGCGGCGCGCTGACCATCGTGATCACCGGCCACCAGCGGGTTACCAGCATCACAATCAATCGCGAAGCTATCGACCTGGAAGACGAGGAGTGGCTGGCCGATCTGCAGGACCTGCTGGTGGCCGGCATCAACCAGGCTATCGAGCAGAGCCAGGCCCTGGCCGCCCAGCGCATGGAAGGTGTGACCGGCGGCATGGCTGGCATGAACCTGGGCGATCTGCTCGGTGGCTTCTAG
- a CDS encoding cupin domain-containing protein, which translates to MEFPELITRLPLADVPFPGVDGHMLRSADGLVVFFHFRVATTVPPHAHGAQWGTVVDGTLELTIGGETRLYRPGDSYTIRAGELHSAHIPAGTKLVEFFAEPDRYRARP; encoded by the coding sequence ATGGAATTCCCGGAACTGATCACGCGCCTGCCGCTGGCAGATGTGCCATTCCCCGGCGTGGATGGTCACATGCTGCGCTCAGCGGATGGGCTGGTGGTCTTCTTTCACTTCAGGGTGGCAACAACTGTCCCGCCCCATGCTCACGGAGCACAGTGGGGCACGGTCGTCGACGGGACGCTGGAGCTGACCATCGGCGGGGAGACCCGTCTGTACCGCCCCGGCGATTCCTATACCATCCGCGCTGGCGAACTGCACTCGGCGCACATCCCGGCAGGCACGAAGCTGGTTGAGTTCTTTGCCGAGCCGGATCGCTACCGCGCCCGACCGTGA